aaacaaaaatatatctgggactagggtttttgacttcaaaagggctaactttaaagaattaaggaaattagttagggaagtggattggactgaagaacttgtggatctaaaggcagaggaggcctggaattactttaagtcaaagctgcagaaactatctgaagcctgcaacccaagaaaggggaaaaaaaccatacgcaggagttgtagaccaagctggatgagcaagcatctccgagaggtgattaagaaaaagcagaaagcctacaagaagtggaagatgggcaggattagcaaggaaagctaccttattgaggtcagaacatgtagggatgaagtgagaaaggctaaaagctatgtagagttggaccttgcaaagggaattaaaaccaatagtaaaaggttctatagccatataaataagaagaaaacaaagaaagaagaagtgggaccgctaagcactgaggatggaatggaggttaaggataacctaggcatggtccaatatctaaataaatactttgcctcagtctttaataaagcttagggataatggacggatgacaaatgggaatgaggatatggaggtaaatattaccacatctgaggtagaagccaaactcaatcagcttaatgggacaaaatcggagggcccagataatcttcatccaagaatattaaaggaactggcacatgaaattggaagcccattagcaagaatttttaatgaatcggtaaactcaggggttgtaccatatgactggagaattgctaacatagttcctatttttaagaaagggaaaaaaaatgatccaaataactataggcctgttagtttgacatctgcgGTATGTAAGGTcttgaaaaaattttgaaggagaaactagttaaggacattgaggtcaatggtaattgggacaaattacaacaaggttttacaaaaggtagattgtgccaaaccaacctgatctccttctttgagaaagtaacagattatttagacaaaggaaatgcagtagatctaatttacctcgatttcagtaatgcatttgacacagttccacatggggaattattagttaaattggaaaagatggggatcaatatgaaaattgaaaggtggagaaggaattggttaaaggggagtctacaatgggatgtactgaaaggtgaactgtcaggctggaaggaggttactagtggagtttctcagggatcagttttgggaccaatcttttttaatcttttcattactgaccttggcacaaaaagcgggaatgtgctaataaagtttgaagatgacataaagctgggaggtattgctaacacagagaaggaccgggatattatacaggaagatctggatgaccttgtaaactggagtaatagtaataggatgaaattcaatagtgaaaagtgcaaggtcatgcatttagggattaataataagaattttagttataaattggggacacatcagttggaagtaacagagcaggagaaggacctcggaatattggttgatcacaggatgactatgagctgccaatgtgatatggccgttaaaaaagttaatgcagttttaggatgcatcaggcgagctattttcagcaaagataaggaggtgttagtaccgttatataaggcactggtgagacctcatctggaatactgtgtgcagttctggtctcccatgtttaagaaggatgaattcaaactggaacaggttcagagaggggctactaggatgatccgaggaacggaaaacctgacttatgaaaggagactgaaagagcttggcttgtttagcttaaccaaaagaaggttgagggggatatgcttgctctttataaatatatcagagggattaatattagggagggagaggaattatttaagcttagtaccaatgtggacacaagaacaaatgggtataaactggacactaggaagtttagacttgaaattagataaaggtttctaaccattagaggagtgaagttctggaacagccttccaaggggagtagtgggggcaaaagacctatctggctttaagactaagcttgataagtttatggaagagatggtatgatgggatagcccaattttggcaattaattttggcaattgatctttgattatcagcaggtaaatatgcccagtggtctgtgataggatgttagatgggatgggatctgagttactgcagagaattctttcctgggtgctggtcggtgagtcttgcccacatgcccagggtttaactgatcgccatatttggggttgggaaggagttTTCCTCCggggccctggaggtttttcgccttcctctgcagcatgaggcatgggtcacttactggaggattctctgcagcttgaggtcttcaaacgacaatttgaggacttcaataactcagacataggttaggggattgttatagaagtggatgggtaagattctgtggcctgctttatgcaggaggtcagactagatgatcataatggtcccttctgaccttaaagtctatgagtctatgagtctaatagTATGAACAAAAGGCTGCAAAACAAAGTAGACCTGACCTTGGCAGAATAATAGCACACCAGGTATTGACTTCCCAAGTAAGCACATTCCTGACTGGAGAGGATAGTACAAGAACACCCGGAGCTTTCAAATAACCTCATAAACAAATTTCCAAGAGATGATACAGGAGCACACTGACCCCTCGTAAAATAAGGAGGGGAGGACAGGATAATGGCTGAggatgttttgtttgacccagCAGGTACAAGTTGTAGGGCTGGTAATTAAGAACGTCTGGGGTGTAATATGTAATTTGTTTCTATTaatgtataaaaggagaagtTGTGGAGGTGGCATCTTTATGTCAGCTGAAGGCACAGGATCGTGTATGTTGACTGAGCCTTTACCTTgttgttagagggcttattccttcacttaCTCACTTCCCTGGTCattcttgcatgaacagagagcaagaATACCCAAAGTcagaaggtgcaaacaattcaatgtttagtggggtgaacttccagcaagcatgattccagtttcattcctcagtgtcccccttcccagctctgacaccacagagccttgcctgtgtccctgttcccattccccgcGCCTTAGCAAAACATTATTccaatttccccacccccattccctgttcccattccctcccttacttcctgattgactgcagactatctAGTAAAACTgaagttttgcttagctataccttaaccaatcattttactgaaatttaactaaccaatcctgaCACATTGTAACATgcttatttaaccaattatatcccaccagcttaattggtttacacacaacaaaattaattataaagcagacagaaacaatcacagaaccagacggAAATtttacagacaaacaatagggaagtggagactacagtgatagaacaatacagaaatgaggatttcacatcccagcaattGATAAGtaagttcttaccagacaggatgctatcaaactaaatttccttttacatgttctaggctcttccctttctctggaggtgataggaatatcagggcaggattgtattcctaacagcccaatagcaccttatttcaatgtgactagtttggaatatgaggatgtgaccattcacttcccagctgcctctgctgcttagccaaaggcttaCCTAAAAACAGGGCTTCaaactgtcacagtgagagaagacCCTTACAGCGGCAGACAGTGATTTGATTCTtttttttatacctctataactagctaagtgataagaatacacctaaattatTGAAGTGTAGGCCTTTGCGACAGGCCTgactatctatatcctaacacttgtggtgggcatacatgtgttagtgctGAATCTGGCAGCAGTGTTGCACACCAGATATCGTGCTAGAGCAAGAGTCTGGTCCTCTTGATCTCCCCCAAGTCCACCTGTCCTCCATGTCAGGATAGAGTCATAGAGTTCAAGGACAGAAGAAACgaccagatcatccagtctgacctgctcTATGACAACACCACCCGGCACCCACAGACCAAACCCAACCACTGAAATTAAATCAAAGTGTCACAGCTCTCAGGAGACTAGACAGTTCTGTGCCACTGGCAGAccataggagagactgaggggcACTAATGCCTGAAGGCCCCGCAATGGCAGGAAAATGATTGTGATAAAACTAGAAAAACATGGAAAGTGACCTgcaccacatgctgcagaggaatgtgatccccacctcccccaagttccctgccaatctgaccgggGGGGAAATTCCTGACACCCACAGTTCAAGCAGTTAGTggaggcagggatagctcagtggtttgagcattggcctgctaaacccagagttatgatttcaatccttgaggaggccatttggggaactggggtaaaaatctggggattggtcctgctttgagcagcaggttggacctcctaaggtcccttccaactctatgattctatgtgggcAAGGCCATGCTCCTGAGTGAGAGAGAATGGCTCAGAGCCCTGTCACATCCTGCCCATGTCCAGTAGGGGTGCCCCTATGcttcagagatttaaaaaaaaaacctgggtggggtggaggaatCCCTGCCAGTGGCCAGATGAAACCATGAAGCATGAGCTTTTTGAAACATAAAACATATGCAGCAAATGAGCCCCAAGGCTATTGAGCCTGGCCCCCCCTCCACCATCACAAGCAGCCCCGTCACACAATCCCACTCAGATATGTGTCCATCTTGCTCTTCAAACTAATTCAGTCATTTGCCtcccacaactcctattgggacGCTGCTCCAGAACATTGCCCTGCCAGTGGCTAGAAACCTCCCTGGAAATTTCTAGCTAGTCTCTCCATTTCTCACATGGCCAAATGTACACGTGAACCAGGCTAACACAGTCTGGCTccttgtccccctctagtggttagACCACAAATGGTGGTTTATAAGACAATGAGCCCAGTCCCCAGGTTGTGGCAATGGCTATGCAGCTCCATTGGAAGTAGTAGGTCAGATCCACAGATGCTGCAAATTGCTTTAGTGCCACCAGAGTCTATGGAACTACACTGATGTGCTGAAGATCTACCCAAAATGTCGTCTCACCTACCCCAGTCTTACACCAGTCTGACTCCTCTGGTTCCAACGAAGCCATTCCTGATTTATACATACAAGTAAAACATCTCTCATCATTGTTTTCAGTGGCCATGGAAAGAGTGCACGTGGCCAAGCAATGGAATGTATATTGTTTTGGCACAGAATAAAAGTCTGATTCCTCTCTCGCACACAATTTACCCCCATTTAACTCCACAACTGGACCAAATTTTCTACTGGTGTAATCACCCCAGCAGCAGTGACATCAGGGGAGTTAATCTGGGTTTGCATTGGTGCAACTGAGATTAGAATCAGATCTGGTTGTGTGCAAGATGTGTGGTCATGGAAATCACTGACATTAATGAGCAGATAGTAAGTAAGCAAACTTTTATTAGATAAAGACAGAAATTAATTCTTGGTGAATTACCTACACCCAGTCAGTCTCCTCAGGGCAGCTttcatctccttgttcctcatgctgtagataaTTGGATTCATGATTGGTGGCAATATGgaatagagaacagccaccacAAGATCCAGAGCAGatggggaggtggaggtgggtttcaggtaggcaaaggccccagtgcaaacaaacaaggagaccacaatgaggtgagggaggcaggtggagaaggctttatgccggccctgctcagaggggattctgaGCACTGATTTGAGGATCTGAACATATGACacaatgataaaaacaaaacagcctaAGGCTAAACACACACCAAATGCAAGAACCCCAACTTCACTGAGATATGAGTCAGAGCAGGCAAGCTTGAGGAGCTGGGGGacttcacagaagaactgatccaaCATGTTTCCTCCACAGAACATCAATGCAAACGTGTTCCTGGTATGTAGCACAGAGTAGAGAATCCCACTGATCCAGGCTCCGGCTGCCATTTTGAGACAAGCTCTGCTGTTCATTATTTTCTCATAgcgcagtggttggcagatggtgACATATCGGTCATATGCCATGATGGTGAGAAGGGAAAAATCTGCTCCCAAcaagaagagaaggaaaaagactTGGGCAACACATCCAACATAGGAAATGGACTTGGTGTTCATGAGAgagttggccatggatttggggccaATCACAAAAATGGAGCCAAGGTCTAAGACggacagattcatcaggaagaaatacatgggggtgtgaaggtggtggTCGAAGGCTATAGCCATGAAGATAAGAAGATTCTCCATCAGGGCTGCCAAGTAGatcactagaaacaccacaaagtccaaaatctgcagctcccaaaCGTCAGAGAATCCCAGCAGAAAGAACTCGGTCAAGGTGgttcggttggacattttctttctcagaaCATCGTGTGAtggtgtctggggtggggggtgggggatgacaAGAGCAAGGCCATGATTAGATCGGTGAAATAACTCTCCTTTTGTGAAAGCAACCTTAATTTCCTTGAGTCAGACCCTTACCTTGTGAGGATTGGTTTAATATGGGAATGAGGATAGGGAAAACAGTAGAAAATAATAGAATCATCTCAATGGTCTCCAGTACAATTACTCCTAATTTAAACCAGGGTGATGGAGAGGAGAAATAGGAACAATTGATTTTGAAGTATTTGTATACCTCTGACACCCAGAGGTGGGCGAACTCTGGATAACAGTTTATAAATGTTACTACCCTCAGTGTACCGAGGGGATTCAGGGGACTGCCTTGCCAGATTCTGCTGTCGGGGCACTGCTGTGAATGTGAGTAATTTCACTGCATGCCATGAAATTACTCCCCATTTATACTGCtctaaatgggagcagaatctcGCATGGAGGTTACTGAACCCAGCCAGCCATATTTGCACAGTGAACTCGAGTCAGAAATaaagcccaggagtcctgacgcccCGTCCCCTGTTCTAGCTGAAATTCTAACACAAATTGTTCTGAAATGAGactttctcagtctctcctgttgaagctgctccactttgtatcaataattaaataatcattggagcagggacttgaatttggCTCTTCCAGATACCAGGTGAGTGCCCCACGCAGGAGAATCTCTCACACACGTTTGCTGGCCCATTGTCACTCGCAGCAGTCATTGCTGATGGCAGTGGAGAGTCTGAGATGTAGTCTGATGTAGTGGTTAGAGGAAGGGACTGGGAGTCGAGACACATCACTTTTGTTCCTATCTCTGGGAGGAAGTTGAGTCCAGTGGatagagccagaactcctggcctgtatttccagctctgggaggggtgttGTATTTAGTTGGTTAGTTCAGGAGgcgaactgggagtcaggacttctgggttctcttccaagctctgggaaggagtttagtTGAGTGGTtagaggggaagaaggggaaCCGTGGAACCCTGGTTAGAATCTAGAAGCTCAGGCTTTCTCCTGCAAAGTAGgtattcaaatcctttctcatCATCAGTCAGAGGGAGGAATTGATCCTGAGTTTGTCACAAGCCAGCAGAGTGCCCTAAGCACTCAGCTTCAAGTTATGAGGGgtgcctgccccagagtcctTATGAGAGACAGAAATAGAACCCCCAGTtctggctcctctcctctccacccttGACTGAATTTCTGCCCAGGGCCACACATAAAACTCAGGaggcctggctctcagcccccactACTCTTACCCACTAAACCACTGGAGGGCAAAATACGACCTCGGGGCACATCCGGCCTGTGGAACTGTCCTGcctagcccctgagctcctggcccgggaggctaggcCCCGGCCCCTCACCTGCTGTCCCTTCTctcctggagaaatggtctgggcAGTGGtgttgtgagctcctggggcagcggaTCTGCAGCGCCCATCCTGACCAGGTGCTCTGAGCTGTGTGGTGGCGGTGATGGCAGCGTGGCCCAGCTCAAGcggggcagcgcagctgtagcactgccagTCACCAGTGCTCCAGGGAGTGCAGTAAGGGGGTAggaagtgtgggggggctggcagTTGCATAGACggtggggagtttggggtggtggtcgaGGGCAGGTGtctggatagggggtggggaggtcATAAGGGAAACAAGGGGATGAATTGGGGCAGaagtcctaggggggcagtcagaaaggaggaaGGGTTGGATGGTGCGGCtgtgggcagtcaggggcaggggttccagcggtggtcagggggcagggagaaggggtggttggatggggcaggtatCCCAGGGGCCCATCAGTGAacaaggggttggatggggcaggagtctggggggaATATAGGTGGTGGGGGCCAGgctctccatacaatttacaaaatctgatgaggccctcaggccaaaaagtttgccctcccctgcacTAAACCTcgctcccttcccagagctggcaatagaacccagaagtcctcaCTCCTAGTCTCCACTACTCTAACCCTCCAGACTCAAAGTGTAAAAGACAGGAGTAACAATAAACTGAGAACTAGACACAACCTGATGTAGATAGAaagatagataggtagatagatagatagatgtaacAACAAAATAACAGAAAGGCACAAGTAAGAAAAGAAAATTtacagagagtgagagagaaacacagaacTAACACAAACTGAGAGATAGAGAAGTAAAAACAATCTAATTGAGAGAAAAGTACAGATAGAgagcaataacaacaaactaaTGTATACAGAGAGAAAAGTAACAAAGAGCTGATAGCGTTTGTCACAATTTTTGGACAATTTTAATGTAAACTCCTCAATCTGTTCTAAAAAATGTGTGTATCTATTTGATCAATTCCCacactcccaagagaaggaaactgaggcacagatattcTGTTCTCTCTTTCCTAAGGTAACTGCTTGGGACTACTTAGTTTCCCATGCTCAAATTGAGCTAAGAGTGAAACTctgaaaaaaatatgtattgTCATTTACAGTTTTGTTATTAAAGAGCCACTCTGTAACTCCCAAATATATTTAATTGCAAGAGCAAACTTACGGTGTTGGTGTGGAATCCTCCCAGACTGAGATGTCTTTTCTCCTCCAGCTACATATGGCAattcatttcccctctctctctagcCCCTTGCAAACTGCTCTGTTGATCAATCTCTCTATCTAATGCCCTTCTCACTGTACTATGAGAGGCCATTCCCCCGTAACACTGAGGCTGAGATGCTGGAAATACACTGAGATCTGTGCTGtctgcagatgagctgtgtgtCAAAAACTTTGGTGTTGCGGGAAGATGATTTACCATGTCTGTTTTCTAAGGCCTTGTGGGACTCATTCCCTGGAGCCCTCAACAGCCCAGAAGCAACAGTTAATTTCTCTTCCCCTCTACTTCCCTGAAGAGTTTCCAGAAACTAAAATAATCACAGTTCTAACAAGGCAGCAGAGTGTAGAGGAAAGATTGTGGAGCAAACGCTGCAGGCACACAGGACTGTACTCCAGACATCTGGCATCAATTCCTCGCcctgccactgaactgctgtgttaccttgggaaagtcactccTTTGCCTGTCTTTtctactgtaagctctttggggtggagagtatCTTATGTAATATAATGGGCCTCTCATATCAGGTGCAACTTTCAGATAATTAATTATTAAAAAGCTAAGGGTCAAGGTGTCCTGAGATCTGATCCCAACCATTCCCCTGACTTTGTTCAGTCCCTTCACAGCTCCATTCCAGTTTGTCAACCATCCAATGGGGTTAATGATTACAATGTGGAGGATAATTCATAATTAGTGGAGATGCTCAAATATATCTTTCTGTCAAAACTGCCTTTCTAAGAAAAAATACTTGTCATTGAAAATAATTGTGGtgtggaaaaaatcattttgaacttATTTTTCTATGGCTTTTTGTTTGTCGGTGGGGGGAAGCTGTTTTGGGCTCTGTTTTTTATAATAAACCTGGAGATGGAaaacttttttgtatattttttcaGACTTTTTGGGGAAAGCTTTAAAAATCAGAAATCTTTTCCCAAAACTAGAACATATTTACTATAAATTGGCATTTTTACTAGAGAAGGTTATTGAAAACCAAACACTTTTCAGTTTACAGTGTCATTTTTGCCCACCCCCCATCCAAAAGCAAAATTATGGGATGTTTCAATGAAAACAATGGCATTCCCcacaaaaatataattttcatttttgaccagctttaatAATGAgtaattaaaactaaattaaatgtGTATGAGTTGATGGGGGTGCAACATTCACCGCAATTTTATTTGACAGCATTTGCTTATCATAGGAACTGTCTAATTGGGTCAGTCATTTTGACCATTCAGTCCTGTATTCTGtccctgacagtggccagtaccaccTGATTCAGAGGAAAGGTACAAGGTGCTATAGAGAATTCCTGATTGACCTGCCCACGGCGAAGTCTCATCATCAGCAGGTGATGAATGGTCTATGGTGTGAGGAAGGTGAGTTTCTACCATTCATATTGTTTTATCTATTACAAAGTATCTGCATGCTCTCATTATCCAGATAAACTGGAATATTCAAAGGAACCTACTGGATTTGTGTGTCTGGCTTTCAACAGGAGAGGAGTGCCCAGCTCCATTAATCTCCTTTGAATATCTCACttagtttattattaattactgttgtCAATTatatcactgacaattttcaaatcaagatttGATGTTTTCCAAAATGGGGAATCACTGGCTAGGTGGTGgcattgctgaaaaggatcttcggactagagtggatcacaaatggaATATGAGTCAACTATGTGATGTAGTTGTGAAAAAGGTTAATATCATTTGGGgtgtattaaaaaaaagtgtcatatgtaagacatgggaggtaattgtcccgctctacttggcactggtaaggcctcacatggaatactgtgtccggttctgggtgctacactttaagaaagatgtggacagattggaaagagttcagaggagaccaacaaaaatgatcaaagatttacataacctgacctatgaggaacaGTTAAAAAAACAGGCATGCAGAGGAATGGGgtttgatctggaaaagaggaccAGCAACCTCAGTCTGTAGCACAATCCAAGATATTTTTGTTAAAAATACTGTTTGAATGGTGCCTCACACAGCCAGGttaaaacatatatatatacagactAAATGGGGATAAATGTTAGAGAAATTGTGGTGAAAGAGGAGATTTGATGCGTTGGACATGTCCAGTCATTAGAGAGTATTGGAAGCAATCTGTAACAAAATGACCCAATTGTTGGATATTTATGATCTAATAACCTTCTGGTGATTGTCCTGGGGCTTCCTGGTGGAAATGGTCacacaaaaggaaatgaaaaattaaCCTCTGATCTGCTAGTAACTGCTCAGCTATTAGTAACCTGTCAATGGGTAAAGAAAAATAGTTCAACCTTCAAGGAATGATTAAAAAACAATATGGGAGGTTGGttatggaaaaattaacacaACAATAACATATTCTGCAAAATCAACAGAGGTCTGAACTATATCCATCACTGTGACATTTGAGGAATGTGTAGGGCTGCTGTCATTTCTCCTACATGAGAGTTTTTATTTATATTGCCTTCAGAACACACCCAATATTATTCTTACCTATCTTTGGTGGAAAACTGGCAGCTCTGCAAAATCTGCACAGGGCCTGCCTTCTCCTAGAGTGAGGCCAAAGCAGTGTGGTGGCTTATTTTTCTTACCACCTTTGAGATGCTTTGGGGTCAGATGCCTGTTGTGAATGAGAGGAATATTCACACCATGTATTGTATCCAGGTCCGTATTTCTGGGTAGGATTTTTGCCTTTCTCCAAGGTATGTGAAATAAGACAACTGGGTTTGGAATATATGCAGCTGATGTATTGATCTATAGTTATACATTGCTGAACAAGACTATCTAGGAGCCAAATTTTGTGATACTTATAAGTGTTTAATCAAGCAAGACTTTGGTTGGGCCAGACTGGGATCTCAATAACACCAGAGTAAAGCTGAAGTCATTGGAGTTATTTTGGCTTCATCCCCGAGATCAGAATTTCTTCCATTGTGACTTTTGCTTGACTGAAGACAGCGTAAAAACTGTCCATACCATTGTACCATTTTTTCAGTGGTGtaacctcactgaaatcagtggaattacggTGGCATAAATCTTGTATAATGGAGAGGACAATATAGCTCAAGGACTTCAAGATTTAAtaccatttaaattaaatattttgttgcattagagACTAAAAGGAACAAATTCATCCATATGTTTTTTTTCAGTGTAGCTAAAAAGAGACACTGGAGATAAATTTAGTgccaaatattaaaaataataagatATAATACACACAGAGAAGAAAAGAGATAAAGACCTAATTACGCAGAGTTCCAGTCCCAGATGTCACAGTGAATAatccagtcccacatgcatcctccccatggacttGGTAGGATTCAGTATGtaggagcccacacccctcctaccGGCCAATATGCTTGGAAGTAGCACTTGCAACTCCATCCTGAAAATCTCCAAGTATGTCCCAATAGCCACAAATCAGTCGGTACTCCTGAAGCActagtaagggcagtgggccaaggcTAATGCTCAAGATCATTctgaatggccattagctggtcattcaggaaatcctgcatctctgaacatgctagatcccactgcaatttcCTGCCTCACTGAtcttcaataccatctctgtcaacAGCTCCTGGGTCATCGAACTAAGGGCAGAAATAACATGTAATTCACCAACTCCAGCTTGCACCTGGGTCAGCTGTGCTTCAGTAATAAGACCAGCAGCTTTCTGTAGTTGTcctaatttctcatcatgttgttGGCCTTTCAGAATATTCCAAATTGCTGCTGCACTATTTGCACCATCCCATAAGTGTCCAGCTAAGCCTCTTTTCTTCCTAGAAGAGACCTATGCTCTTTGCTGAGCTAGCCGGATAGCAGTCCCCTTGGAGAAATCTGGATATACGGAAGTGATTTGAAAGCTGGATAGGGGCAGGGTGAATTTCACAGTCC
The sequence above is a segment of the Mauremys mutica isolate MM-2020 ecotype Southern chromosome 12, ASM2049712v1, whole genome shotgun sequence genome. Coding sequences within it:
- the LOC123346780 gene encoding olfactory receptor 14A16-like, whose product is MSNRTTLTEFFLLGFSDVWELQILDFVVFLVIYLAALMENLLIFMAIAFDHHLHTPMYFFLMNLSVLDLGSIFVIGPKSMANSLMNTKSISYVGCVAQVFFLLFLLGADFSLLTIMAYDRYVTICQPLRYEKIMNSRACLKMAAGAWISGILYSVLHTRNTFALMFCGGNMLDQFFCEVPQLLKLACSDSYLSEVGVLAFGVCLALGCFVFIIVSYVQILKSVLRIPSEQGRHKAFSTCLPHLIVVSLFVCTGAFAYLKPTSTSPSALDLVVAVLYSILPPIMNPIIYSMRNKEMKAALRRLTGCR